The DNA region TCTCCAGTGGGAATCTTACCGGTTATCGCTATCGGTTTTCCCTGCTCAAGATTTTTCAAAACAGCCGACCAGTTTATTTCTCCGAAAATAAGTTTTAAATCTTTTGTCGCTGCGTATTGCGGAACGCTTAAGGAAATTGATTTGTTGTTCCAGATAACATTCATGCTTCTGTCTGCAAGGAAAATGGGTGTTTCCGATTCTGAGTAGTATGAGTTTAAAAGCTTTTCAAGTCCTTTTGAAAAAGTCTCCATTGTTCCCCCTCATTTCTGTCAATTATCTGTAATATTACAGTAGTCCTAATTATACCACAATATTTTGTATATTTTTCTTGTTATTTTTTATTAAAAATTGTTAATATATTATCAAACTTTTTCAATTATGTACTTGTAAAAAAGCTGAAATTTGTTATAATATTTTAGGAAAAAAATTCTTTAGTAAATTAAATGAGAGGATGAACTCAAAAATGGCAATTAAGATTGGTATTAACGGATTCGGAAGAATCGGCAGACTGGTTTTCCGTGTTGCAATGGCAGATCCAGCCTGTGAAGTAGTCGGTGTCAACGACCCCTTCATTACTGTGGATTATATGGCGTATATGCTTAAGTATGATACTATACATGGTCAGTATACAGGAAGCATAGCTATTGAAGGTGACAAACTTGTTGTTAACGGCAAGAAGATCTGTGTATATGCCTCCAAAGATCCTGCTGTTATTCCGTGGAAAGATTGCGGCGCTGAATATGTTGTTGAGTCTACCGGCGTATTCACAACAACAGAAAAAGCTAGCGCTCATCTGACTGCTGGCGCTAAGAAAGTCGTTATTTCTGCTCCTGCAAAAGATAAAGAAACACCAACCTTTGTTTGCGGTGTTAACACCGATAAATACACAAAGGATATGTTGGTCGTTTCAAACGCAAGCTGCACAACAAACTGCCTTGCTCCCCTTTCCAAAGTTATCAACGACAAGTTTGGTATTGTTGAAGGCTTAATGTCAACCGTTCACTCAACCACAGCTACTCAGAAGACTGTTGACGGTCCTTCAATGAAAGACTGGAGAGGCGGCAGAGCTGCTGCTGGCAACATTATTCCTTCTTCAACTGGCGCCGCAAAAGCTTGCGCGCTTGTTATTCCTGAGCTTAAGGGCAAACTTACAGGAATGTCATTCCGTGTTCCGACACTTGACGTTTCAGTTGTTGACCTGACTGTTAAGCTTGCTAAGCCTACAACATACGAAGAGATCTGCAAAGAGGTCAAGAGAGCAAGTGAAAACGAGATGAAGGGTATCCTTGGTTATACTGATGAAGATGTCGTTTCATCTGACTTTATCTCTGATCCCAGAACATCTATATTCGATGCAAAAGCTGGTATCATGCTCAACGAGACATTTGTTAAACTCGTTTCCTGGTATGACAATGAGTGGGGCTATTCCAACAAAGTCGTTGATCTTATAAAGGTTATGTACGCTGCTGACAACAAGTAAAATCGTATAACCATGCGGTTTTATGGTCGTTAGTTTAAGCAGAGACAAATAATTAAGCAACAAAACACATCCGATTTTGAGTTTAACTTAGAAGAGGATGTGTTTTTTATGTTATAATCCTTGACTTTTGTTATATTTAAGTTTATAACTCAGAATATGTATATTATTTTTGTGTATTTTGAGGTGCCGCTGTGAAAAAGAAAGGTTTATTGTTCAAGGTTTTACTGCTGGTTTTTGCTGTTTTATTATCCGGATTTATGGCTTCCTGCACTTCAAGTGCTTCCAAGTCTACTGGGGGTATCTTAGACAATGCTAAAGTTGACCGCACATATGAAAATATGTCGGAAAAAGCAGGAAAGCCGGAATATAAGATATTACAGGGTGGTTGTACAGATGGAACCTATGCCTACTATGTGCTGGAAAATAACTCTGTTCCGGGCAGCATATGCGAGCTTGTCAAAATCAGGCTTTCGGACTGGCAGATCGTCAAAATGGCGACTAACATCGACATCAACCACGGAAACGATTTGACCTATAATTCAAAAACTAATCAGATTGTTGCTGTACATAATAAGCCTAAATACACTACCATTTCATTCATCGATCCTAATACGCTTGAGGTTTTATCCTCAAGCCAGATCAAGGATAATATTTATTCGATAGGCTATAACGCAAAAACGGATCAATACGTTATCGGCGTCAGCGACGGGTATAATTTTAAAGTTCTCAACAGTGATTTCAGCATTGCCGCCTCCTATACTGGTCAGGTCACCAACTACACCCGCCAGGGCGGCGATTGTGACGAGAATTATATCTATTTTATTCAAAGCGGCAAGAGCGATAATATTATAGTTGTCTATGACTGGAACGGGAAATATATAAAGTCTGTTAAAGTGCCCATTTCATCCGAAGGTGAGAACATTTTTCATATAGGCAGTGTCTTTTATACAGGTTATAACACCAGCAAAGGCGCGGTCTATAAGACTCAACTGAATTAGTTATTCTTTTATAATTATGCGTATATATTAAGCTCCCGGAAAGCCGATATATTAAGGATTTCCGGGAGTTTAAGTGCCCAAGCGTTGCGTTGCAAGACCATCCCTGGCCTTTGCCCCCTTTACTAAACTTTCATTGGTGACAATTCTATTAATTTATAAGACAAATCTAAAACAGCTTTATCCAATAAATTCTCATATGATGCCCCAGTTGTGTTTTTATAATCTCTAACAAATAAACTTTTATAAAGTTTCCCGCTAATTAGCGCATGAACTTCACTTGTATCATCACCAATGCCCGGCTGCGTTGCTTCTTTGCTGTTTTTAGCAACGCAATCTATTAAAGTCTTAATTTCATTGAGGTCATCTTTTGCAATTTGAATGTCATTCTCCTTGCTTACATCAGCAGTATAGCTTGAATCCCTTAAATCTCCAGTGGTAAAGTTACATAACTGGACTTTCATTAGTCCACTTGAATATACCGTAAACACATAAGGCTGTTGCATAGCAGGCTGAACACTAACGATAGCCATTTTGGAATTACCCCCACAACCGGAACAGGCAAGCATAATCATGCTAATTAATGCTAATGAAAAAAAGTTTTTCACAAATATATGACCCTCTCTTTCCAATTAATTTACCCCTGCCGAAACCAGATACCTATCTCGCCTATCTAGCCCCTGTTCTTTACGAAGTGAGTTTTCTGTTATATCATATCCAGAAGCCCAATTGATTTTGCCATTTTCATTGATATAATCTACCCCAGTTGTATTAAGTTCTTCTTGGTTCCAACTCTCAAATTCTACCGTTCCGTCAGTATCTGTATATGCTTGTTTCCCTTGCTTTTTTCTGGCGTTTGTCCCCTGCACATCATGCAAAGCATGAATCATTTCATGACCCAATTCAATGTCCTTTGGTTCTACTGTATACGATGTATTACCATCTGCATCCATAGTTAATACTTTAACGGGGTCACTTGCATTAAAGTAAATTGTTGCGTCTGTACCTTTTCCATTAGTAGCCTTTTTCAAGCTGCGAGGGGCTGTTCCACTACCTTGGTCGGTGTAAACAATGGTACAAGTCTTATGGCTGTCTATTAACGCACTTACCAAAGCGGACCCACTTGCTTTACTCCCATCGTTCACTCCAATCGCAAATTGCACATTCCCATTATCGTCAACATAAAGTTGATCCCCGGTCAATTTTTGTATGTTTTGAAAACGTGCATCATCATTGTAGTTGTTGGAGTTTACTCCTGGCAGATTAATTACCAACCCACTTGGGTCAGTAAACATTATTGGATTATTTTCAGCATAGATGTACCAATTACTTCCTGATATTGCTGGGGCTTCCGTCAAAAACCGACCTGTTGAAGTATCATAATATCTCGCTCTTAGATA from Bacillota bacterium includes:
- a CDS encoding RHS repeat-associated core domain-containing protein, translated to FYNYDAHGNVITLTDTNYSVVKSYTYDAFGNEINPDPNDQNPFRYCGEYFDKETGDYYLRARYYDTSTGRFLTEAPAISGSNWYIYAENNPIMFTDPSGLVINLPGVNSNNYNDDARFQNIQKLTGDQLYVDDNGNVQFAIGVNDGSKASGSALVSALIDSHKTCTIVYTDQGSGTAPRSLKKATNGKGTDATIYFNASDPVKVLTMDADGNTSYTVEPKDIELGHEMIHALHDVQGTNARKKQGKQAYTDTDGTVEFESWNQEELNTTGVDYINENGKINWASGYDITENSLRKEQGLDRRDRYLVSAGVN
- the gap gene encoding type I glyceraldehyde-3-phosphate dehydrogenase, whose product is MAIKIGINGFGRIGRLVFRVAMADPACEVVGVNDPFITVDYMAYMLKYDTIHGQYTGSIAIEGDKLVVNGKKICVYASKDPAVIPWKDCGAEYVVESTGVFTTTEKASAHLTAGAKKVVISAPAKDKETPTFVCGVNTDKYTKDMLVVSNASCTTNCLAPLSKVINDKFGIVEGLMSTVHSTTATQKTVDGPSMKDWRGGRAAAGNIIPSSTGAAKACALVIPELKGKLTGMSFRVPTLDVSVVDLTVKLAKPTTYEEICKEVKRASENEMKGILGYTDEDVVSSDFISDPRTSIFDAKAGIMLNETFVKLVSWYDNEWGYSNKVVDLIKVMYAADNK